One Bradyrhizobium sp. ISRA464 genomic window carries:
- a CDS encoding DUF192 domain-containing protein, with protein MNFASFAGRLRPLLVAALVILFGALAGPRAQAATFEPLEIVTKSGVHVFSVELATTEREKETGLMYRKELADGKGMLFDFSPEQEVSMWMKNTYIPLDMIFIRADGRILRIAENTEPLSTKIIPSRGLAKGVLEVIAGTAQKYGIQPGDRVAHPLFNGR; from the coding sequence ATGAATTTTGCTTCGTTTGCCGGGCGGCTGCGCCCTTTGCTAGTGGCCGCACTCGTCATCCTGTTCGGCGCGCTGGCTGGCCCGAGGGCACAGGCCGCAACTTTCGAGCCGCTTGAGATCGTCACCAAGTCGGGTGTTCACGTCTTCTCGGTCGAACTGGCGACCACGGAGCGGGAGAAGGAAACCGGCCTGATGTACCGGAAGGAGCTGGCCGACGGCAAAGGCATGCTGTTCGACTTCTCGCCGGAGCAGGAGGTGTCGATGTGGATGAAGAACACCTATATCCCGCTTGACATGATCTTCATTCGCGCCGATGGCCGCATCCTGCGGATCGCCGAGAACACCGAGCCGCTGTCGACGAAGATCATTCCGTCGCGGGGGCTCGCGAAGGGCGTCCTGGAGGTGATCGCGGGGACCGCGCAGAAGTACGGCATCCAGCCGGGCGACCGGGTGGCGCATCCCCTGTTCAACGGCCGCTGA
- a CDS encoding cold-shock protein produces MGSDGFESKKLGGPPVSGSGQNRLGSGEYASGAPRDPAIDAFSGLGDAAANLVEISGVIKWFDASKGYGFIVPDNGWPDVLLHVTVLRRDGYQTAYEGARLVVECVQRAKGYQAFRIVSMDESTAIHPAQMLPPRTHVTVTPTSGLERAQVKWFNRLRGFGFLTCGEGTPDIFVHMETLRRFGMTELRPGQYVLVRFGPGSKGMMAAEIHPESGPSALSSH; encoded by the coding sequence ATGGGGTCGGACGGATTTGAGTCCAAGAAGCTCGGCGGACCGCCGGTGAGCGGAAGCGGGCAGAACAGACTTGGATCAGGCGAGTACGCAAGCGGCGCGCCGCGCGATCCGGCGATCGATGCATTCTCCGGTCTTGGCGACGCTGCCGCCAACCTCGTCGAAATCTCCGGCGTCATCAAATGGTTCGACGCCTCGAAGGGCTACGGCTTCATCGTTCCCGACAATGGCTGGCCCGACGTCCTGCTGCACGTGACGGTGCTGCGGCGCGACGGCTATCAGACCGCCTATGAAGGGGCGCGCCTCGTTGTCGAATGCGTGCAGCGCGCGAAGGGCTATCAGGCCTTCCGCATCGTCTCCATGGATGAGTCGACCGCGATCCATCCGGCGCAGATGCTGCCGCCGCGGACGCACGTGACCGTCACGCCGACCAGCGGGCTCGAACGCGCGCAGGTCAAGTGGTTCAACCGGCTGCGCGGCTTCGGCTTCCTGACCTGCGGGGAAGGGACGCCGGATATCTTCGTCCACATGGAAACGCTGCGTCGCTTCGGCATGACCGAGCTCCGCCCCGGCCAGTATGTGCTGGTGCGGTTCGGGCCCGGCTCCAAGGGCATGATGGCCGCCGAGATCCATCCCGAGAGCGGCCCGTCTGCGCTGTCGTCGCACTAG
- a CDS encoding Sir2 family NAD-dependent protein deacetylase, whose amino-acid sequence MIAKDLRSGVEQLGNMIAEASTIVPFTGAGISTECGIPDFRSPGGIWTRNRPIPFDEFVASRDARDESWRRRFAMEPTFAAARPGRGHRALASLYRAGKVPGVITQNIDNLHQASGFKADDVIELHGNTTYARCIGCSKAYDLPWVKQLFDTTGSAPDCADCGDPVKTATISFGQAMPEDAMLRATELSQHCDLFLAVGSSLVVWPAAGFPMMAKNCGARLVIINNEPTDQDDIADLVIRHDIGETLGPFVGN is encoded by the coding sequence GTGATTGCAAAGGACCTGCGGAGCGGCGTCGAGCAACTCGGCAACATGATTGCCGAGGCATCCACCATCGTTCCGTTTACCGGCGCCGGCATCTCCACCGAGTGCGGCATTCCCGATTTCCGTTCGCCGGGCGGGATCTGGACCCGCAACCGGCCGATCCCGTTCGACGAATTCGTTGCGAGCCGGGACGCTCGCGATGAATCCTGGCGGCGCCGTTTTGCGATGGAACCGACCTTTGCGGCAGCCAGGCCCGGCCGAGGGCATCGGGCACTTGCTTCGCTCTATCGGGCTGGAAAGGTTCCTGGCGTCATCACCCAGAACATCGACAATCTGCATCAGGCGTCGGGCTTCAAGGCCGACGACGTCATCGAGTTGCACGGCAACACGACCTACGCTCGCTGCATTGGCTGCAGCAAGGCCTACGATCTCCCGTGGGTGAAACAGCTCTTCGACACGACCGGCAGCGCACCCGACTGCGCGGACTGCGGCGATCCCGTCAAGACCGCGACGATTTCGTTCGGACAGGCAATGCCCGAGGACGCGATGCTCCGCGCGACGGAACTCTCCCAGCATTGTGATCTGTTTCTCGCGGTCGGATCATCACTCGTGGTGTGGCCGGCCGCGGGCTTTCCGATGATGGCGAAGAACTGCGGCGCGAGGCTCGTGATCATCAACAATGAGCCGACCGATCAGGACGACATTGCCGATCTCGTGATCCGCCACGACATCGGCGAGACGCTCGGTCCGTTCGTGGGCAACTGA